The Chryseolinea soli nucleotide sequence GCACGATAAACAAAAGCATAAATCCCACGGCGCCGATTGACGTGAACAAGATGATGATCGGATAGGAAAGCGCGCCCACAAACTGCCGGCGTTGCTTTAGCTTGTTCGAATAAAAATGATAGAGTTGATCCAACACCAAATGGATCTTTCCCGTCTCTTCTCCTATCTGGACACTGTAATATTCGTAGGGCGTGAAATAAGTTGTTTTCTGTAAGGCTTCCCATAAAGAATCGCCGTTGATCAGGTTTTCGATGATGCTCCGCATGATCTCGGCATGCTTAGGTTTTGTCTGCTCCGCTTCGATCAGCTCCAATGCCGATCGAATGTCGAGACCGGCCACCAACAGTGTGGACAGCTCCAGGTAAAAAGCTTCTTTATCTTTATCCTTGAATTTAACCGGGAACAGCTTGATGTCTTTTTCCAGCAAGGCCTTAAAGTCTATCGAAGAGGATTGCATCTTCTTCTTTTTCCGTTTCTCGATTTCTTCGATGCGAATGCTCATGGTATTGAATCAGGCTTTATAAATCTCACTAAAGACGCCGCGTCATAGCGTTTCAAAATGTGGTAGCGAATCGATTGATTTGCGATTTGTCCTTCCAGCACAACTTCATCCAGCGCCGCGCCACGTTCCGCCTGCACTTTGCCTTGGAACATGAAAGCTTGTTCCGATACACGGTAGTGAAACGTATCGATAACGCTGTTCTGTTGCCGGACAACGTAATTCCGGTAGATCCCATACCTGATGGTCACCTCCGTTTGCAAACATTGCAAGCCTGAGTCGGATTTCAGCACCTCGTCGGCATTACGGATGTCTGCCTCCAGCCTGTCGTTGAGCGCGATGATCTCCTCCAGGGCGCTGTATTTCCGGGTGAGGGACATTTGATAGGTATTGACCGTAAGATAGGCAAAGTAGATGGCCGTTACCACCATGCTGCTGAGGACCATGACCACCAGCATTTCGATGAGCGAAAAGGATGGGATCTTACGGAGCAACATACCTTAGAAATTTACGTTCCGCCAAAAGCCTGCCATCCTCATCCCGAATCTCGAAACGGATCACCCGTAGCTCCTTACTGTCCGCCGCGGGTAACGCCAGGCGGAACAAGGTAAACGTTTCATACGGCCAGGACTTCTCTGTGTAATCGTTCGCTTGTTGCGTTTCCGCCCAACGGTCATCGATCGCCAGGCCGGCTTGCATTTTTCTAAACTGACCATTCGATTTATAAACATTCAAATAGATTGTGACGGCCATGGCGAAAACCATCGAGATGATGATCATGGCCGTGATCGTTTCGATCAGGGAAGAGCCCGCGACTTTATGTTGCCAAAATTTCAATCGAGCCACTTTGCAATGGTTAATGTTTTGGAATCGCCCCACAAAAAGGACGCCGGCAAAGCCGGGTGTCGCTTGGTCGCCAAGATGGAAGCGTTCAACAAATAGTTTGTGTTCTCCTGCGTCTCGAACCGCGCGGTGGTGATGTGTCCCCACAGCGCCCCCTCCAGGTTTGTATTTCCATTGACATAGACAAATCCCGTTACGACGGCCGTTTTATGGATGCGCAATTTGCCGGCGCTGGAAGTGGTGCGATCTAATCCAGGCAGCACGACGATGCCTTCTACCTTGCTAGAATCACCCACGCTGATCAAACTATCGCGTTTATGTCCGACGAGTGACAAACTGCTTGGATAATTGAGTTTGCATTTTTTTCCCACAACAATCAAACGCGTGGCCATCAGTTGCAGGGACCCTATGAATTCATCATCCACACGGATCTCGGGTGCCATGAAGATCGCATTTTCAATCCGGGCGGTGGACCGGATGATGATGCGTTGATCGGATTTTACTACCACATTACCGGAGAGTGAGTCATCGATGACAAGCTCCCCGGCATATTGAAATACGAAAACCGAGTCCATGTGAAAGGGGTAGTGCTTGCGTCTTAAATCCGGAAGGGTCCGGTGGCCGGTCCATTCCGCAACACCCGCGAAATCCTTGAGGGCGGCGGTATCCAATTCGGGCATGAGCTTCCCGCTTTTGAGAATCTTTCCTTCTTTTATTAACTGCTTGCCTTCATACCATTTGCCATCCAGGAACCCCATGGCCAGACCTTTTCCGGGTAAATATACATTTCCTTCGATCCTTGTTTTGCCAGCGAGACTCAGCTGGCCGTTGTCGCCGGGGAGGAATATGGCAGCTTTTCCCAGGGTATCCGGGAGCGCTCCGATCAAGGCAAAGGTCATGTCGTGAAAGCGGCCGCGGTGGGCGTCAACACCTAAATATTCAAAGACGCCCCAGGGTCTTCGAACGATGCGCACCGAGTCGATTCCTTCGCCAAAAAGATCAACGTTTTGAATGGTGTGGAAAGGCATGTCTTCGCGGTGGGCCATTCCGTATTGGATGCCGGAGACGGTGTTGTCGCGGAGGATGGAGAGGAGTTCGGATCTTTTAGTGGTTAGGCGGGTGTAGTAGGCTAGTAGGATGATGGAGGAGCAAAGGATGCTGATTACCAGGGCGATGCCTATGGATAATTGGAGAACGCCTCCGGGGAGGCGGAGGGATGAAAATTTGTGCATATGTCCTCTGAGAATCAAATTGATATAACTGAAACTTATTTATTAGAACCGATAACGCCATCCGATTACACCAATGAGGGTCCGTTATCCGCTTTTGTTAGCAAGCGTTGATTAAGTTGATCCAAAAATTAGGATAATGGTAGGGTAAGGCAAGTAATACTTCATTTTTAACACTCATGTTTGCTATCATCAACTATCCACCTGGCTGTTATTGACTTAAACTGTCTAGATCAATCCACCATGAGCAAGTCAATTTACTGTATCGATCGCCATCAGTGGTCTCCCCTTCGTAAAATCCGTATCCAAAATGGACTTTGTCGAATACTAGCGTATCAAACTTATCGGCGGTTAAAATTCCTCTTTGCAACCAGGGGCTGTCCTTGCAAATAAATTTATTTATAAAAGCCGTTTTCATCGCCTCACTTCTGAACGAATATTTGTATCGTTTGACCATTTTCACGTCAAACCTAGAAAGAGTGCTGTCTGTGTAGAAATAGTAACGCGACAACTCATAGTCATTACCATTGACTTGAACATACTTAGATGATTCACACCACTTGTTGTCGCTATACTCATCTTTTGAACAATACAAATCGCTGAGATGATTCTCACTCCATTTTCCATTGAGAGAAATCATTTCATCAAATGCGCAGATTTCAATGGAAAGTCTGTTTTTATGTGACGCGCCGTTTTTTTTAATGCTCCTTCTTGGCTCGCAACAGACGAGCGCCATAAAAATCAGGCAATAGACATATGCCCTACTCCTTCTTCTTACCTTTTCCATTGATTTCATTGATTCGTCCTGTAACATTCTTAACGAAATCAGGTTCAAATTTCTCAAATGTCAGTTTCTTATAACTTTTGCTAAAATAATCTTGG carries:
- a CDS encoding polymer-forming cytoskeletal protein gives rise to the protein MHKFSSLRLPGGVLQLSIGIALVISILCSSIILLAYYTRLTTKRSELLSILRDNTVSGIQYGMAHREDMPFHTIQNVDLFGEGIDSVRIVRRPWGVFEYLGVDAHRGRFHDMTFALIGALPDTLGKAAIFLPGDNGQLSLAGKTRIEGNVYLPGKGLAMGFLDGKWYEGKQLIKEGKILKSGKLMPELDTAALKDFAGVAEWTGHRTLPDLRRKHYPFHMDSVFVFQYAGELVIDDSLSGNVVVKSDQRIIIRSTARIENAIFMAPEIRVDDEFIGSLQLMATRLIVVGKKCKLNYPSSLSLVGHKRDSLISVGDSSKVEGIVVLPGLDRTTSSAGKLRIHKTAVVTGFVYVNGNTNLEGALWGHITTARFETQENTNYLLNASILATKRHPALPASFLWGDSKTLTIAKWLD
- a CDS encoding prepilin-type N-terminal cleavage/methylation domain-containing protein, with the protein product MLLRKIPSFSLIEMLVVMVLSSMVVTAIYFAYLTVNTYQMSLTRKYSALEEIIALNDRLEADIRNADEVLKSDSGLQCLQTEVTIRYGIYRNYVVRQQNSVIDTFHYRVSEQAFMFQGKVQAERGAALDEVVLEGQIANQSIRYHILKRYDAASLVRFIKPDSIP